A section of the Centroberyx gerrardi isolate f3 chromosome 8, fCenGer3.hap1.cur.20231027, whole genome shotgun sequence genome encodes:
- the prlhr2a gene encoding prolactin releasing hormone receptor 2a, whose protein sequence is MEGTGSGWAPELAPSCTGDAEGNGTGQVFEVPLQNGSSKRSSQFVGVELLQSFKLLIIPCYTLVVLVGVFGNYLLLYVICRSRKMHNVTNFFIGNLAFSDMLMCATCVPFTLAYAFNPRGWVFGRFMCYLVYLIQPVTVYVSVFTLTAIGVDRYYATVHPLKKRISVLACTYLLSGIWLLSCGLVAPAVAHTYHVEFKNEGFTICEEFWMGQEKERLAYAYSTLFITYVLPLSALCISYLCISVKLRNCVVPGHRTQSQAEAQRARKRKTFRLVSLVVAAFGFCWMPISVFNVLRDIDIDLIDKSYFLLIQLLCHLCAMSSSCCNPFLYAWLHDRFRAELRKMFTCRRRIGIPANNCATASVVL, encoded by the exons ATGGAGGGCACGGGCAGCGGCTGGGCGCCAGAGCTCGCCCCCTCGTGTACGGGCGATGCGGAAGGGAACGGCACCGGCCAGGTCTTTGAGGTGCCGCTGCAGAACGGCTCCTCCAAGCGCAGCTCCCAGTTTGTGGgggtggagctgctgcagtCCTTCAAGCTGCTCATCATCCCCTGCTACACCCTGGTGGTCCTGGTGGGTGTCTTCGGCAACTACCTGCTCCTCTACGTCATCTGCCGCTCCCGCAAGATGCACAACGTCACCAACTTCTTCATCGGCAACCTGGCCTTCTCCGACATGCTGATGTGTGCTACCTGCGTCCCATTCACGCTGGCCTACGCCTTCAATCCCCGAGGTTGGGTGTTTGGCCGCTTCATGTGCTACCTGGTGTATCTCATCCAGCCAGTGACAGTTTACGTGTCTGTCTTCACTCTCACTGCCATTGGTGTAGACAG ATATTATGCCACAGTGCATCCTCTGAAAAAGCGCATCTCGGTCTTGGCGTGCACCTATCTCCTGTCTGGGATTTGGCTGCTGTCCTGCGGTCTGGTGGCGCCAGCTGTGGCCCACACCTACCATGTGGAGTTCAAGAACGAGGGCTTCACCATCTGTGAGGAGTTCTGGATGGGCCAGGAGAAGGAGCGGCTGGCCTACGCGTACAGCACCCTCTTCATCACCTACGTCCTGCCTCTGTCGGCTCTCTGCATCTCGTACCTGTGCATCTCCGTCAAGCTGCGGAACTGCGTCGTGCCCGGCCATCGCACCCAGAGTCAGGCGGAGGCTCAGCGCGCGCGCAAGCGCAAGACCTTCCGCCTGGTGAGCCTGGTGGTGGCAGCCTTCGGTTTCTGCTGGATGCCCATCAGCGTGTTCAACGTTCTGCGCGACATTGACATTGATCTGATTGATAAGAGCTACTTCCTGCTCATTCAGCTGCTCTGTCACCTGTGCGCCATGAGCTCGTCCTGCTGTAACCCCTTCCTCTATGCCTGGCTGCACGACCGCTTCCGCGCAGAGCTCCGCAAAATGTTCACCTGCCGCCGTCGCATTGGCATCCCGGCCAACAACTGCGCTACAGCCAGTGTGGTGCTGTGA